A single Nicotiana tabacum cultivar K326 chromosome 5, ASM71507v2, whole genome shotgun sequence DNA region contains:
- the LOC107824233 gene encoding cytochrome P450 98A2-like (The RefSeq protein has 4 substitutions compared to this genomic sequence): MYSHRSKVSTKIMALSFIFISITLIFLVHKLYHRLRFKLPPGPRPLPVVGNLYDIEPVRFRCFADWAKTYGPIFSVYFGSQLNVVVTTAELAKEVLKENDQNLADRFRTRPANNLSRNGMDLIWADYGPHYVKVRKLCNLELFTPKRLEALRPIREDEVTAMVENIFKDCTKPDNTGKSLLIREYLGSVAFNNITRLTFGKRFMNSKGEIDEQGQEFKGIVSNGIKIGGKLPLAEYVPWLRWFFTMENEALVKHSARRDRLTRMIMDEHTLARKKTGDTKQHFVDALLTLQKQYDLSDDTVIGLLWDMITAGMDTTTITVEWAMAELVKNPRVQLKAQEELDRVIGTDRIMSETDFSKLPYLQCVAKEALRLHPPTPLMLPHRASASVKIGGYDIPKGSIVHVNVWAVARDPAVWKNPLEFRPERFLEEDVDMKGHDYRLLPFGAGRRVCPGAQLAINLVTSMLGHLLHHFTWAPAPGVNPEDIDLEESPGTVTYMKNPIQAIPTPRLPAHLYGRVPVDM; this comes from the exons ATGTACTCTCATAGGTCAAAAGTTTCAACCAAAATCATGGCTCTATCTTTCATATTCATATCCATAACCCTAATTTTTCTAGTTCATAAACTCTACCACCGTCTTAGATTCAAACTACCACCAGGTCCGCGGCCGTTACCGGTGGTCGGAAACCTCTACGACATAAAACCGGTGAGATTCCGGTGCTTTGCCGATTGGGCCAAAACTTACGGTCCGATTTTCTCAGTATACTTTGGGTCACAGTTAAATGTTGTGGTAACAACAGCTGAATTAGCTAAAGAAGTATTGAAAGAAAATGACCAGAATTTAGCAGATAGATTTAGGACTAGACCTGCAAATAATTTGAGCAGAAATGGGATGGATTTGATTTGGGCTGATTATGGGCCTCATTATGTGAAAGTAAGGAAGCTCTGTAATCTTGAGCTTTTTACTCCTAAAAGACTTGAAGCTCTTAGCCCTATTAGAGAAGATGAAGTTACTGCTATGGTTGAAAACATTTTCAAGGATTGTACTAAGCCTT ATAACACAGGTAAAAGCTTGTTGATAAGAGAGTACTTAGGATCAGTAGCATTCAACAACATTACAAGGTTAACATTTGGGAAAAGGTTCATGAACTCAAAAGGTGAGATTGATGAGCAAGGTCAAGAATTCAAGGGTATTGTCTCTAATGGCATCAAAATTGGCGGAAAACTTCCCTTGGCAGAGTATGTTCCATGGCTCCGTTGGTTTTTCACAATGGAAAACGAGGCACTCGTGAAGCACTCTGCACGTAGAGACCGGTTAACAAGAATGATCATGGATGAACACACACTGGCTCGCAAGAAAACTGGTGATACTAAGCAGCATTTTGTCGATGCATTGCTTACTCTTCAGAAGCAGTATGATCTTAGTGATGACACTGTTATTGGCCTCCTCTGG GATATGATTACAGCAGGAATGGACACAACAACCATAACAGTGGAATGGGCAATGGCAGAACTAGTTAAGAACCCAAGAGTGCAACTAAAAGCTCAAGAGGAGCTTGACAGGGTAATCGGAACGGATCGAATCATGTCAGAAACCGATTTCTCTAAACTTCCTTACCTACAATGTGTAGCCAAAGAGGCTCTAAGGTTGCACCCTCCAACTCCTCTAATGCTTCCTCATAAGGCCAGTGCCAGTGTCAAAATTGGTGGTTATGACATTCCTAAGGGGTCCATCGTGCACGTGAACGTTTGGGCTGTCGCTCGTGACCCAGCCGTGTGGAAGAACCCGTTGGAGTTCAGACCAGAGCGCTTCCTTGAGGAAGACGTTGACATGAAGGGTCACGACTATCGGTTATTGCCCTTTGGTGCAGGAAGGCGTGTTTGCCCCGGTGCACAACTTGCTATCAACTTGGTCACATCTATGTTGGGTCATTTGTTGCATCATTTTACATGGGCTCCGGCCCCGGGGGTTAACCCGGAGGATATTGACTTGGAGGAGAGCCCTGGAACAGTAACTTACATGAAAAATCCAATACAAGCTATTCCAACTCCAAGATTGCCTGCACACTTGTATGGACGTGTGCCAGTGGATATGTAA